GCTGAGCTGGAAAAATTGAAAACAGGATCGTAGAATGGCTTTAGATAAAAAAATACTGACTCTGGTAACAATACTTGTTCTTACCGCCTGTGCAAGCGGTCAGAAATCCGTGGATCCAGGCATTTCACAAGAATCGGCCGTCCGCGCGAAAATTCAGGGAATCGATTCCCAACTTTCCACCACGCCTTTGGACGAAAAGAAACGTTCTTCTCTCCTAATGGAAAAGGCAAAACTTCTCCTGCAGATTGAATCTTATAAAGAAGCATCGATCGTTTTAAAAGAGATCCAAAATTCGAAAGAAGGAAAGGGTCTGGAACACTTGGATCATTACTTAGGGACCGCTTATCTGGGAATCAACGACACGGAGAATGCGATCGTTCATTTCAGAAAATCGGAAACCGTGGATAAGAATTACGAATCCACAACTCGCAGAAAGATGTATGCGAAAGCTCTTTATCAAGAAGAAAAATACGGTCTTGCTCTTGGCATTTTAGGCCGCGCTTCCAGAGAAAAGGATTTTGAAAAAGACATTCTTTTCTACGAAACGGTCGCCAACAGCTTTATGAGAATCAAGGAATTCAAGAGATGCCAGATCGTTCTGGAAGAGGGTCTTCAGAAATTTCCGGAAAGTCCGGCTCTGAAAGAGATCCAGGAAAAACTTTCTCAGGTTCTTCCAAGATAATCCGTTCCTTACTCAATAGAACTTTTATAAACCGGGTTTGGCAAAAAGCGAAGTCCTTGGCTCCCGGTGACTTCCTTCGTTTTCTCGGTTCCTTCTTTGTTTTCTTAAGAGAAAATAGAAGAATCAAATTTATCCTCATCACATTCATTTTACTTTTGAGCATCCACGCGATCGTCGTCGAATCGGTCGGATATTACGTGAGAACACGTCTTTTGGATCTGAGAGGTCTCAAAGAACTCTCTCGCAATTTTATCAATCAGGAACTTGGGCGCGCCGTAACGCTCGGAGTCGTCGAGTACGACTTCCCAAACGCAGTCGTCTTCGAAGACTTTCGAATCTCCTCGGAAGAGGACTTCGCGCTCAATCATATTCTATTCCGAACGAACAAAATACAATTTCGTCTCGGCGGTTTGTGGAAAGGACAACCCTATATCAAAGGAATCGTTGTCAAAGATTCTTCCATCAATCTCGATCTTCAGGACGCCATCGCGGGAGAATTGATCGGTTACGTACAGAAGATAAACATTCCCGAAATTAGATTGATCAATACGACGATTACGATCTCCAAGGGCGGAGACGAAGTATTAAACGCGATCAAGGGGATCGATATCGTCATCACCAAACAACCCGAAGGCGTTATCGTAAAGGTAAGCGATTCCTTGTTTCCGTTACCTTATTCCCGTTTTATACAAGGAACCTTCGAGACCAAATTTAACTCCGAAGAATCCAAAAGTATATTCCATTTTCAGAATGTGAAGGCCGAAAAGATACGCGGGCTTTACTCTTTGTTCGGAAAAATTCTTCTGACCTCGGGAAAAATCTCCGGAGAATACGAAATTCTTCTCAACGAAAAAAAACTTTCCGTGAGGGGTAAGAATCATTTTACGAACGTATCGGGTAAGATTCAGCAGGAGCTTCCTTTGGGGTTGAGAATACCTGATCTAAAAGACGCAGACCTCTTACACGAGATGGATCTTAAACTTGATGAGACGGGAGAAAAACAAATCCATACGTTTACGAAAGAAGAGAACGTGTTTCGAGTAACGTACGGAATCAATCCGAAAAAACTTTCCTCCTGGGAAATCTTTGCCGATTGGAAGAATATACAAGAACTTAAATCCGTCTTTCAACTTCCCGGAGATTTGGAGATTCTGGAAGGTCAACTGAACCTAAAAGGGAAATGGGAAGAAACCGGAAATTATAACGATTGGATCCGGAGTAACGTTTCTCTGAGTCTTCTGGGTTTTCACTGGAAGGATCCTTTTTTCGACGTTCGTTTTGATCAGGTGGTTGCGAACGTTCTTCCCGGAAATCTATTGGAGCTGAACGCGAAAGGGGATCTGTTCCAGGAAACTCTGGCAATGTCGATTCTTGGAAAGACCGGCTGGAAAAAATCTCCGCGCGCCAACGGTGCGTTTTTCTATCCTTTTTACAACGATTGGAAATGGGATTTGGAGTTGGCTCGAATCTCTGTAAAAAACTTTCTTCCGATTTATCATTCGTGGAAGAATTGGATTCGGACGGATATTCGAACCAGACAGGAAAAACTCATCCCAGAAATTCGATGGACACGAACACCATTTTACAAATATCTAATGGAGTATTTTACGGCGACGATTCACTGGAAGCTCAAGTCTTTTCGTTTTAAGGAAAAGGATTTGGGAAGGGTGACGCTCGACGGAAAAATCGTTCCGTTCTTTTCCAGACTGGATTTGAAAGGATATCAAAACGACGTACCTTATTTGGAAGGATTCGCGAATTTCACCTTCGGTCAAGACAACCCGTATATGGATTTCAGGGTTAAGGCGACGGATATGCCCTGGGAAGAACCAGTGAGCGGTTTTTGCGGATCCTGGATCATTCCGGAATCGGTTACTTCGGACACTACGATTCGACTTTTTGGAGACGATTTTCTTGCTCTACATAATTCTTTAAATGTTTTGCATAACGTGAGTTTCAATCGCTCCCGATTTCAGGACAAACGTTCACTTCCTTTGAATTTGAGAGAACCATTTGATTTTGGTTACGAGCTGAATCTTCTACCGACTTTATCATACTATAGAAATATTTTTTGGAAGAATGAATCCGCGGATCTTACCGGTTACGGCGCGGTGGAACAAAATCGAATCCGGATCAGCGCGAACGGAAAACTCAACGAAGCTTTTATCAGTCGAAAATTTAGGGAGGAAGCAGGGGAATGCAAACTGGAATCAATCGGAGACAGATAATTCTCATTTCTTCCGGGCTCTTGCTCGCGATCCTTTTGTGTTTTGGAATTTATATTTCTTTTTTCGGATCTAACAGTAAAGATTCGGGTCAAAAGTCTTCCGCAAAAGTCGATCTGATCGGAACGTGGAGAGTCGCTCCGATCCATCCTCTGATCCAGATTCGTTTTTTGAGTGAAAAGGAAGCGGTTCTCTTGGAAGAAGAAAAAGAGACAAAATTGTTCCTTATGGAGGACGGAGAAGGGCTTCAACTCAGAAAAAGAGGAGAAGAAACTCCGAGCGGTTATTTTCTTTTTCGGGAACTCAAAACGAATACATGGCAGGGACTCTGGGGAGAAGATCTGGTCGTATTAAAAAGAATCTCTTCGGAAAAGACAACGCGTTAGTCTCTTTTGCCAATGTAATTGTCCTACTCTTATCCATTTGAATAACATCAATTGAGATTCCCCGTTAAAAATCTATGTACGGGCCAATCGATTTTACACTTTAAAAAATTCAAATTCTTGTTTCAATCTCCGGGCTTGACTCGCCAAACTTCCGGAAAGAACGTCGATCTCGGAAACGATGCCGCTTAGAAATTCGGTGTTCTCGGAAATTGTTGAAATCGTCTTACTAAATTCCATAGATGTTTGGGCTTGTTCGAAGGTTAGATTGTGGATTTCGAAAGAAGATTTCTCCAAATTAGCAAACGCTTTTCGAACGCCTTCACTCTTATCTAATTGTGTATGAGACATCTCTGTGACCTTACTGATTCTATCGATCGTAGAATCTACCGCATAGCCAATTTGATCAAAAGTTTTCTCCGTGAATTCAATCACTTCGCTTCCGCTCTTGGCGGCAGATAATGCCTCGGCTATCGCGATTTTTATACTTTTTGCTTTCTCCTGAGTTTTGTTCCCGAGGTTTGAGATTTCTCTTGCCACAACCGCAAATCCCCTACCGAAGTCGCCCGCTCTTGCGGCTTCAATCGCCGCGTTTAAGGATAACAATCCTATTCTATCGGTAATATCATGAATAACTGTTACCGTATCACCCATCTTTTCTGAACTATCCTTAATTTCTTCAATTGCTTGGATACTTCCGAGAATCGCCTGTTTTCCATTTGCCGTTTCCAGTTTCATTCTTCCCGCGTCCCTCTCCGTTTCGCCTAATGAGCTATGGACTTTTAGAATGTTTTCTTCCAGCTCGAGTAACGAATTTGTTGCGAAATTCACCACGGAGGTTTGGTTTCCCGCTCGATCCGCGGTGGATTGGATGGACGCGGTCATCTCTTCTACGCCTGCGCTCATTTCTTCAGTGGAAGCCGCTTGTTCCTGCATTCTTTTTGAAAGGCTTACCGTGTTTTCTTCCAATCGTTTTGAACTTTCTGAGAGATTTTTCGATTCCTCAGTAACCTTCTTAACGATAAAACGAAGTTTTTCTACAAAATCGTTTATTTGTTTGTTACTTCTACCGAGCTCGTCTGATGAGATCATCGGAAAAACATCGTCTAGTTTTCCGGTAGACATTCCTTCAAAAAAATTCACTAAGTTGGCCACGTTTCGCCGAAGCGATCCCACAAATAATCTTGCGGTAATTAATAATGTAAGCGCGATGAAAAAAATGGTCAATGAAAGAGGAATAAAAACATCCTGTAACTTAATCCAACCGGCCGTTTCTTCGACAAGAAAGTAGCCGATTACGACGACTGGCGAAATTACGATGGAGCCTATCGTCGCGACAGTTCTAATGTAAAGGGAAATTTTCCGAACCTGATCGATGGGCACATGGATAGAACGAATGGGATCGGCTTCAAGGACAGGTACGAACTTAGCTTCCGTATAAAAAAAATGTGCAACGGCTAAAATCGGATAAATTATGGGAGGCAAAAAGGCGAAAGGTATGATTTCGAAGAAGGACAGACCGAATCCGTATCGAAGTATCAGCACCGATTGGAATAAACCTCCGGTCCATTGGACAATGAAGAAAATAGTATTGAAGATCGGAAAATTAAGGAGATTTCTTTTGATCTCCACTTTCTCTTCGTAGGTTAATTTTGTCCAATTCTCCCGCCTTAATGGTTTTAACATTCTTCCAAGGTAAAAAAAACGAATCGCGGATACGTAGTAAGATAATGTGAGAGTCAAGATTGCAACAATATTCAGAACTACAGATTTGTAGAAATCGTAACCACCCGCTGTTATGATAAATAAGACGGCGAGTGGAACCGTAATTGCGACCGTCATTAATTCCAATCCGATCGTTAGGTTCCATCGTAATTTTCGGGATTCATTAGATTCCATTTATAGAGCCTCATATATTTCGTTTGTATATAAATGTCTTTCTATGTAGAAAGGGGAGGTTTTATTATTTTGATAAGAGCAACGAATCTCATGTGGGAAAATTATGAATTCACAGTCCCGGCTTTATATCACAAGATAAAGTCGATTGTTAGAAAATTCCGATTTCCCTTCTTCGGGCTCAGTTCTCGATTCTTACATAAATATTAAGCATGGAAAAAATGACGCCGAAAAAAGCCATTTTGAAATACGCAAGCATCCAACTTTGACAGTGTACGACCGTAAATAAGGAATAAAGTGCGTTTTAAAAAACACATCGAAATTTGAGTCGAAAGAAATTGACATACCTTCGAGAAACCATCAAGGGGTTTCGAAGGCCGTGTTAAACGGTCCTTCGGTGGATTGGGGAGAATGGTGTCTCAAAGCTTATTTAGAATACGGGATCAATTTGAGAAAAGGATTCTTCTGAGAGATCTATTCGATTCCTTGTAATCAATCCGACCTGGTTATTTTCTCGGAATCCCTTTGATCAGTTTTGTGATTTCTCTCGCGGCGTGTCGGGAAGAATTTTCACTGCCAAGAGATTCTTTCACCTTCCGGATTTCTTCGATCGCCTTGTTTCGATATTTTTTGTTTTCAAGAAGATCGATCGATTCCGCAACGATATGAACCGGAGTACATTCTGCTTGTACCAATTCTCTGCAAATTTCTTTTCCGGATAATATATTTACGAGCCCGATATTCGGAGTTCGGATGAAGAAGGACCCGATCGCATATGTGAACATACTCACTTTATAAAGGATCACCATCGGTTTTTCGAAGTAGGCGACTTCCAATGTTGCAGTTCCCGAAGTTACGAGGACCAAATCCGATGCTTCGATCGCTCTTAGGGATCGGTCAAAAAGATATTCGATTTTTAAGTGGGAATACTTCGTCTTTGCGAATTCGATTTGTTCGAGAATATACAATTCTTCTTTTTGATTGATGTTGGGAAGTAGGAAGCGGACTTTCTTTTTTTCCGACTCATAGTGTTCCGAAAGTTGTCCGGCGGTTTCCAAAAGATCGTTTAAGATTCTTCTAATTTCTCCGCTTCGTGATCCTGGCATTAATGTTACGGTCGCGTGAAGATGACTCTTTTCTTCCGGTTCTTCGATCGGAGCTTCTTTTCGTATCTTTTCTCTGAGACGAACCGCGAGCGGATGCCCCACGAACTCGCAAGGAACTCCATAACGATCGTAGATTTCTTTTTCGAAAGGGAATAGAACGAGCATAAGGTCGATCGTTTCACGGATTCCGTAGATTCGATTGAACTTCCAAGCCCAGAGTTGCGGAGAAACATAAAAGATGACGGTGATTCCTAATTTTTTTAGTTCCTTCGCGAGTCGAAGATTGAAGCCGGGGTAATCGATGAGAATCGCGTGCGTGCAATTTCTTTCCACTGCCGCGTCGAGAAGTCTTCCGATCAGAGCTTTTAAAAATCTGTATTTAAAAAGGATCGCTGAGAATCCGATGATGGAAAGTTCTTCCATGGATTCTATGGAATGAAAACCTTCCTCGATCATTCTTTCTCCGCCGACTCCGAACGTTTCCAGTTCAGGAAAATTCTTTTTGAGTTCTCGGATCAATTCTCCACCCAAGAGATCGCCCGAATGTTCGCCTGCGAGCATTAGAATTTTCGGATCTTCTCTTTTGAGAGTCGCGCTTTCGCGTTTGGGCGTGGGGTGGCTACTTGATTTTTTTGGTTGTAGAGTTGATTTTCGTAAGGTTGCCACTGCCGATACTCAAGATGTGAATTTTCAGTTTTTCTGCAAGGTTTATAAATTCTTTCGGATGAACAATAATTGTCTCTCCGGTTCTTAGGGCAAGAGTTCCACAGTTGTTCTCGTGCATGGTTTTTAATGTTTCTTCGCCCACGGTCGGAAGGTCAAAACGATCGTCTTGTCGAGGTTTCGAACTCTTGCAAACGATTGCCTTTCCTTTTTTTGCGAAAGAGCCGCCTCTGGAAATCGCGAGGTCCGTTCCTTCCACCGCTTCCACTGCAAGAACCGATTTGTCGAGAACGACTACGGTTTGACCGATATCGAGTCCCGCCATCTTTTCCGCGTATTCCATTCCGAAAGCGACGTCTTCCAATTCTTTTTTGCCGAGGGCTTTTTTGGTGAATCTTCCTTCGGGAAGAAAAAGAGATTTAAGATACGTCTTTTGAGAAATGATCGTGATCTTTTCCTTCGCGAACTCTTCAGAGACGGTTTTAAAGATAGAATAATCGTGTTTGTTGACCATTCTCGCGAGAAGACTGATCGCCTTTAGATCGAATTTGAGATTCTTAAAGATAATTTCTTTTTTAACCTTCCCCAGAAGGAGGAGACGATCTATATTATGTTGTTTGCATATCTTCATCAAGGTTCCGATCTTGACGATATGAATCGGGAGATTCCGGTCGGAGTATTCTCCGACTTGGAATTCGGATTCTATGATGGACAGCAGAAGTGGGTCCTCGCCGGCGGAGAGAGCTTCTTTCATTCCGATATGCGGAAGTTCTCCTCCTCCGGCAAGAATTCCTAATCTTCCCACTAAAACTTAGTCCGAAGAGGAAGTAGAAGAGGTTGTCGATCCGGAAGATTCTCCGGAACCGCTTTTTTTATAATCGGTCACGTAAAATCCGGTGCCTTTAAATATGATCCCGGATCCGTTGGAGATCATTCTTTCGACCTCTCCTTCTTTACCGCAAAGTGGACAATCCCGGATCGGATCGTCCTTCATGGAATGGAATTTTTCGAACGTTTGTCCGCAGGCTTTACATTTGTAGTCGTATGTCGGCATTTTGATTCTCTCTATTAGAATTTTCTAATTTATGATTTCCCGTCATGGAATAAATTTGAACTGAAAAACGCTCACGCTCGAATCTCCGTTTTCCCTGGCCATCGGAAGACAAAGTCTCCAACGAATTCCGGCGCTCGCGTCGATCGACTCCAAAGAATCGATTCCCGAAAGAACCTTTTTTTCGGAAAGCGTCAAACCGGTATTAAAACCGGAATCGGTGCTTTGTATATTTAGACGAAATCTCTTTTTAGAAAAATTATCCCCCGTAATGTATCGATTTCGGTTGATGGAAATACTTTCCTTATCGATTGAAATTTCAAAAGCCTTGCTTAAATCTCCGGGAGTTCCCGCAAACAAAGTAAAAACGGGAATGCTTTCGTCTCCGCCTAAAAAGGAAACGTAGAATTCCAAATCACGGAACGGCTCTTCCACACTTCGGCAGATGAAATCGTATTTATTTTTGGAAGAATGGATTACGATTCCGATATCGCCGTCTAACGCGATTTTTTCGGTTGTATGATATTCTCCCTGAAATCCGAAAGGAGGAGAAGATTCTTTCCAGGTTTCGAAATCCCAAACGGGTGCTCGATCCATAGCACGAAAGGATTCTTCCATTGTTTGAGCGATCGTTTGGTCGGGGGAAATCGTTTTTAAGAATCCGGAAAAGATCCAGCCTACGGCGCCGTTTCTGAGGTCCAAAACTTGGTTCCAGTTTCCTCTTTTACCTGCGATCGTTTCTGTGCGGGAATCACGATCCAAAATGAAAACGGTTTCTCCACCCTTGAACTGAAACGCGATCGGGTTTTCGGTTCCCGGTCCGGTTCTTACGTTCAGATTCTTACCTTCGATTTCCGCCTTACTCGCGCTAAATGGAGAATCCTCTCTTCCCGAAAAGTATTCGAGAAGTTTGGAAAGTTTGGCTCTTCCAGTCTCATCCAATTCTCTTGCGGAACCGGAGGCGAGGGATTTCAGAAGCGCTTGGTTGTATTCGTTGTAGAGCGGAAGAGGGTTGGAAGAAATCAGTTTCGTGAGATAGCGGGAAAGAATATCGGAAGTCTCGTATTCCGCGCCGAGCGTCAATTTTTTGCAAAGGGC
Above is a genomic segment from Leptospira stimsonii containing:
- a CDS encoding FmdB family zinc ribbon protein, yielding MPTYDYKCKACGQTFEKFHSMKDDPIRDCPLCGKEGEVERMISNGSGIIFKGTGFYVTDYKKSGSGESSGSTTSSTSSSD
- a CDS encoding SH3 domain-containing protein, with translation MRKSFFVFLGLVFVSILVVFLTWKFLTRKTDSVYKNFSKGNWEDVVSEVLKKKDPDLEDYSFASMALAEFNSSLLILPAEKKEKFVQKFSEKSGLKFTKRDVSGRTIFTFEDRFFSFLPDGSFLKTRALCKKLTLGAEYETSDILSRYLTKLISSNPLPLYNEYNQALLKSLASGSARELDETGRAKLSKLLEYFSGREDSPFSASKAEIEGKNLNVRTGPGTENPIAFQFKGGETVFILDRDSRTETIAGKRGNWNQVLDLRNGAVGWIFSGFLKTISPDQTIAQTMEESFRAMDRAPVWDFETWKESSPPFGFQGEYHTTEKIALDGDIGIVIHSSKNKYDFICRSVEEPFRDLEFYVSFLGGDESIPVFTLFAGTPGDLSKAFEISIDKESISINRNRYITGDNFSKKRFRLNIQSTDSGFNTGLTLSEKKVLSGIDSLESIDASAGIRWRLCLPMARENGDSSVSVFQFKFIP
- a CDS encoding LIC_12586 family protein, giving the protein MAPGDFLRFLGSFFVFLRENRRIKFILITFILLLSIHAIVVESVGYYVRTRLLDLRGLKELSRNFINQELGRAVTLGVVEYDFPNAVVFEDFRISSEEDFALNHILFRTNKIQFRLGGLWKGQPYIKGIVVKDSSINLDLQDAIAGELIGYVQKINIPEIRLINTTITISKGGDEVLNAIKGIDIVITKQPEGVIVKVSDSLFPLPYSRFIQGTFETKFNSEESKSIFHFQNVKAEKIRGLYSLFGKILLTSGKISGEYEILLNEKKLSVRGKNHFTNVSGKIQQELPLGLRIPDLKDADLLHEMDLKLDETGEKQIHTFTKEENVFRVTYGINPKKLSSWEIFADWKNIQELKSVFQLPGDLEILEGQLNLKGKWEETGNYNDWIRSNVSLSLLGFHWKDPFFDVRFDQVVANVLPGNLLELNAKGDLFQETLAMSILGKTGWKKSPRANGAFFYPFYNDWKWDLELARISVKNFLPIYHSWKNWIRTDIRTRQEKLIPEIRWTRTPFYKYLMEYFTATIHWKLKSFRFKEKDLGRVTLDGKIVPFFSRLDLKGYQNDVPYLEGFANFTFGQDNPYMDFRVKATDMPWEEPVSGFCGSWIIPESVTSDTTIRLFGDDFLALHNSLNVLHNVSFNRSRFQDKRSLPLNLREPFDFGYELNLLPTLSYYRNIFWKNESADLTGYGAVEQNRIRISANGKLNEAFISRKFREEAGECKLESIGDR
- a CDS encoding methyl-accepting chemotaxis protein; protein product: MESNESRKLRWNLTIGLELMTVAITVPLAVLFIITAGGYDFYKSVVLNIVAILTLTLSYYVSAIRFFYLGRMLKPLRRENWTKLTYEEKVEIKRNLLNFPIFNTIFFIVQWTGGLFQSVLILRYGFGLSFFEIIPFAFLPPIIYPILAVAHFFYTEAKFVPVLEADPIRSIHVPIDQVRKISLYIRTVATIGSIVISPVVVIGYFLVEETAGWIKLQDVFIPLSLTIFFIALTLLITARLFVGSLRRNVANLVNFFEGMSTGKLDDVFPMISSDELGRSNKQINDFVEKLRFIVKKVTEESKNLSESSKRLEENTVSLSKRMQEQAASTEEMSAGVEEMTASIQSTADRAGNQTSVVNFATNSLLELEENILKVHSSLGETERDAGRMKLETANGKQAILGSIQAIEEIKDSSEKMGDTVTVIHDITDRIGLLSLNAAIEAARAGDFGRGFAVVAREISNLGNKTQEKAKSIKIAIAEALSAAKSGSEVIEFTEKTFDQIGYAVDSTIDRISKVTEMSHTQLDKSEGVRKAFANLEKSSFEIHNLTFEQAQTSMEFSKTISTISENTEFLSGIVSEIDVLSGSLASQARRLKQEFEFFKV
- a CDS encoding tetratricopeptide repeat protein codes for the protein MALDKKILTLVTILVLTACASGQKSVDPGISQESAVRAKIQGIDSQLSTTPLDEKKRSSLLMEKAKLLLQIESYKEASIVLKEIQNSKEGKGLEHLDHYLGTAYLGINDTENAIVHFRKSETVDKNYESTTRRKMYAKALYQEEKYGLALGILGRASREKDFEKDILFYETVANSFMRIKEFKRCQIVLEEGLQKFPESPALKEIQEKLSQVLPR
- the lpxB gene encoding lipid-A-disaccharide synthase: MATLRKSTLQPKKSSSHPTPKRESATLKREDPKILMLAGEHSGDLLGGELIRELKKNFPELETFGVGGERMIEEGFHSIESMEELSIIGFSAILFKYRFLKALIGRLLDAAVERNCTHAILIDYPGFNLRLAKELKKLGITVIFYVSPQLWAWKFNRIYGIRETIDLMLVLFPFEKEIYDRYGVPCEFVGHPLAVRLREKIRKEAPIEEPEEKSHLHATVTLMPGSRSGEIRRILNDLLETAGQLSEHYESEKKKVRFLLPNINQKEELYILEQIEFAKTKYSHLKIEYLFDRSLRAIEASDLVLVTSGTATLEVAYFEKPMVILYKVSMFTYAIGSFFIRTPNIGLVNILSGKEICRELVQAECTPVHIVAESIDLLENKKYRNKAIEEIRKVKESLGSENSSRHAAREITKLIKGIPRK
- a CDS encoding LpxI family protein, coding for MGRLGILAGGGELPHIGMKEALSAGEDPLLLSIIESEFQVGEYSDRNLPIHIVKIGTLMKICKQHNIDRLLLLGKVKKEIIFKNLKFDLKAISLLARMVNKHDYSIFKTVSEEFAKEKITIISQKTYLKSLFLPEGRFTKKALGKKELEDVAFGMEYAEKMAGLDIGQTVVVLDKSVLAVEAVEGTDLAISRGGSFAKKGKAIVCKSSKPRQDDRFDLPTVGEETLKTMHENNCGTLALRTGETIIVHPKEFINLAEKLKIHILSIGSGNLTKINSTTKKIK